tgggagattctttttatcacatgttaatCGCCTCTCCCCTGTTATTCATTGGCATTACTGTATTGTTGGGAAGTTtgcttcctgacattttgtaaacaaactacgtAAAATTGACATTTGCTTGTGATGTCACAAACGGCACAGAAAAACagtgtaataattaaaattcaTGTAATGGGTGACACCCACTGGATAAAGGAGAAAACATGTGATAAAAGTAAGAAACATGGGGACTATGGACCTTGAGAATTTACCTGATTATCTTACAAGTAACAGACGAATTTCAGCTTACCTTGCAGCCTTTCCTTTTGGCGTCTATTTCAGCCATGTCTAATAGTACCTTCCCTATGCCTTTCCCTCTAAACTCCGAATTGACCCCTATGTGATCGACACAGCATTTCCCTGCTATATAAATCTCAAAGTTTGCTGCTAGGCCCATACAGAAAAGCCTAGAATCAAAATGGTAGTGAACTATTAAAGAACAATGCCATTGACAATAAATGAGGAAAGCTAACTAATAGAAAgaattaattaatcaattaatGTAATTGTTTCAATTTCTTATCATGTTGAACGATGAATTCAGTGCagtgaaaatatttaaatggcAGCAGGCATCAATTAACAATGAAAAGATCAAAGAGCACTCATACATGAAAGTATTTTGCTTTTGTTCATTCTTTAGgatggtgtacatgtataagatttcACGTAACATCAGGCATATTTAGTGCGCAATATGTACTAAGAAACACGATAAAAAATAACATTCTTACCCACACATGTCAGTACACCCAACAGGGGGCATGTCCTCATCCCTGAGTCTGTTCAAAAAATTGTATCATATATTGTATTCACAAATAAGTTTACATACACCATCATCTACACATAAACCTgagtaaaatacatgtatcttatcaATTTACAGttcatatatatcatttcacattTATTACATACTGTCTGtaaaatttattaatattttgatcACATTCTGTCATTGACAAACTGTGACACACGGTGACACCCCTTCTCCCTTCTCATAGTTACAGTATGCGCACAGTCTGAGAAAATTTTAAGGTAAACGTCCGTAATTTCCACTCAGTATAGTATGATTTATTcaataacaaaagaaaatgtgtatgttaaattgccaccttttttaagatgtcaaacatttaaaaacagaagtataggtcaacatcagaaaatcacacattttagtaaaacagaataatgaaaatagataaaaacttactaaaatgacaaatttttaatgtcaacagtttagcttatttataaatatttaaaataaatagtgGATATTAGGGGAAacattgtataatagacatacagtagaggaaataccagcataggagtttattgcccttgacaacatttttcaaaattatgatttattgattatctatgaaaGATATTTAAGCGTTTTAACGATCAATAGTTtaccattattttcattttatctgATGAAAAGAATTCCTCTGAAACATATATTTCAATCAAgcgaaaaatttaatttaatacagaatttttgcaaaaacctatgacatcacaagaGGATTGATCTACCTTAACTACTTGTGTAAATATGGTTTGCTATCCATCACATTTTTGGTACTAAAATTTACTTCTCTAGTCTTATATTTATTCTTCTAGCCAATCTACATGTCAGTCTGTCCTAGCTAAGAGGACTAATGGTTCTTTCTGCTAATCCATACAAAATGGAACACATTTGAATTACTAAGGATTTCAATGCCACACGAATACATTTCTACATTAAATATTTCTATAAGCCTTGTGCATCAGAGTGCGTGTCCATTcctgggattttttttatatatgacCTTGACAGAACAACCGTTTGCTCACCTATGAATGTTCATGTGTCTAATTTAAAAAGATATCATAAATGAACCCTTACGGAAAGAGTTCCCTGTCTCCATGGTAACGTATAACACAGGATCCTGCTTTCTGACCATCATATTCTGCAATGAAGTGTCTCTCATAAAATGTGGGCTGCCTCCCTCTCAGACTGTTTGCATAGTAAACTTGAATGTCAGGTATGCTGTAAAAAATGTTTAAGACTAACTTCATTTTTCATGTCTACTTAACTAAGCCCATTCTGAATACAAACTGAAGACTTTGAATTACATGCttgaagtaaatatatatacctgCCTCTGCTTGTAGCATGAACAACTTTTCTTTCAAAGGCCTCAATTGTAACCTTAGCAGCAAACTCGCGGTCCTCTTCTGTGTCCGATAGGTATCTTATAGTGACAGGACCACTCTCCAGAAGTATTGCATTAGTGTGGATCTGGTCTACTGCTAACGGCTGTGCTGTTGTTACTGCTTCCATTGTTTAATGAGTCTGTTGTGAAAAAGGTATAAATGCCCAAATATCATGCATGTATTACACGCTGGACAAACAGGAATCAGAAAAGATCACCTGAGCATTTAGGTAAAGTTTAATTACCATATACTGTAACACATGTTCATGAATACATCATTATTTTACGATGGGAGGTGGGGCTAGGGGTGCAAGAagaattttttaacaaaatacatATTACTATGAATAAGAAACCAGTCTAACTTTGTCATCTCTGGAAATGCTGCACTGGGCATTTTGAAATCTTATATATGTATACGCTCTGCTTACAATGAGAACAAGTTTAGAACAATCAATTTGAATGTTACAATTGTGCCGACTATTCACAAAATGTCACTTTTACATacagcaagttttttttttaaaattacaagtACACACTCACTTTATTTAAGTTGactaacaaaacaaataaaagacGTAATAAGTGTACATAtaaattcatacatgtaaaaatacACGCATAAGTCACACATATATCTGATTGGCTATAAACACTTTTTTATATTATATCTGACAGATAAATGATTTCCTCACCTAAAACCTGTATGCTGTACATCAGATCTTCTGACAATATAGCAGACTGAAGGAACTCAAGATCAGCtgttaaaatgaattataaGCAGTTCAATAGCACCATGAAACATGTGATTACCAGTAACAACCAAAGCATGACAATGTATACAAGTGATAAAAATACCCATGACTCATCGATCAGTGACAATGAAACTGTGAAACTGTACCCTGCATGAACAAACCCAAATGATTAAGGTAGAAtctgaaattttgatatttaatcTGTGCGCGTCGTATGAATGTTAAATACTTAACTAAATTTATGGGCGATATAAATTTTCCCCCAACCCAGTAACACATTGCAAAAGGAGGTCTGAGAATCTGTGGGGCCTAATTGTAAATCTGATGATAAATTTTGAGCAATTTATTCACTTTTCTCAATGTTGTTGAAttgggaaatattttttttttaattcaatgaaGTCAAGATTTTGTTCACCGACGGGCAAGCAGATTTGAGAGTTGCATTTTTGGGGGCATTCTTTAAGAGACTCTAATATTGTGCTTATCTCGATCtgttaaaacattaaaattaccaaaaaaaaaaaaaaaaaaattgtaacacTAACAGGATTTATTCTCACTAGCAAACTATCAATGTATGAAACTCGTAAGAATTTAAATAATGATCAATAAATATTATTCTAACAGTGACAAGTCAATGTTTGCCTAGCAATCTAGAATTTATGAAACGAACGAACCCGATGCCTAAAAGTAACGCCTTGCGGAACTCTACCACACTGAACACATATAATGTATGCTATATCATAGAACGTACTGACACAACCACAACCCAGTTATATTCACTAAGCATCATATAGACACATACATTAGGTATACCGTATATGCGGACATTGCAATGAATCGGAAACCGGTGACTGGTACCTGCAGGCTGCTCGCACTAAGAGGAGCAAGTAGTCTGTCTGTTGTAGGCTCCGCCCCTTCGGTTTCGCAATATTCTAAACAGAGAACAAGCAATCAGtgcattttgtgtgtgtgtgtggtataacatacatatatgaatattttctatgaaatcttttgtgggttttttttattattattattaatcacGGTTACCGCTACACTAATCTGTTTGTCGATCCCGATCTCTTAAATGTGGCGAGCTTGTAACGTGGCTGGCCTAGGCTAACAGATGTTACAACCCCTTTTGTTTGGAAAATATTTACATCACCACATAAAGTAATCATCGAAATGTCAGCtgcacccccaccccctaattTGGCAagtaataaatagaaaataaaaatgaaaacaatggatacaaaaataaaggaaacatatgtatatgataatagaaaataataatatatgGAAGACGCGACAATTTTCTACTTGTGATTGTGATTGTGAGTACATTACAGGGTTTACATTGTCTCTATTTCAAAACTTCAACAAATTACAAATGTAAC
Above is a genomic segment from Ostrea edulis chromosome 3, xbOstEdul1.1, whole genome shotgun sequence containing:
- the LOC125677329 gene encoding uncharacterized protein LOC125677329 — translated: MEAVTTAQPLAVDQIHTNAILLESGPVTIRYLSDTEEDREFAAKVTIEAFERKVVHATSRGSIPDIQVYYANSLRGRQPTFYERHFIAEYDGQKAGSCVIRYHGDRELFPLRDEDMPPVGCTDMCGLFCMGLAANFEIYIAGKCCVDHIGVNSEFRGKGIGKVLLDMAEIDAKRKGCKAIYLYVATTNRAQHLYERQGYIIKERRTICCCGYWCMTGEREFARMEKILEGDKENC